A section of the Leptospira kobayashii genome encodes:
- a CDS encoding Kelch repeat-containing protein, with protein sequence MNINIKNPFITFLILLILSTLFLNCGSNAIGQGVDAKDAKLEWAIASEVSTSGARITWKCSAPSMGYLKVTSSNGYDYTGTTFFPLDVHSIPLGNLASDTNYSYTPTCGLSEKGLGFPLNFKTVADNNVIFKRSIWMIGGIGSDKNPIADIDYYDPDTNQWGSSITKIPTPRINAQIVSHKNKIYIIGGLTKSGVSYSPSRLVEVYDPFQNKWTTLSSITSTLQGGVAGSVGNDIYILGGSTSADMTTGTILNTIYKLQPDLGASGTWSDYLSTNVYPRIDMAGCTYQGSIFYTGGRFYNDGLAYATSDAYSPSLNSVTAKIEASVSIARHGSAYACYRPNPDDPNPSDPALFLVAGGSTATDIVQPVSAITSSNRFEYMVLGTAANAFVTGSNLPANLYAPSMEISYTQRKAFLFGGASEINLPTDSIYSLDLSSPGLQPWESVSVKMPRSRFGHKAVILSR encoded by the coding sequence ATGAATATAAATATTAAAAACCCATTCATTACTTTTCTTATTCTATTAATCTTATCTACCCTCTTTCTTAACTGTGGAAGTAATGCCATCGGGCAGGGAGTTGATGCAAAGGATGCCAAACTAGAATGGGCGATAGCTTCCGAAGTATCAACATCAGGAGCACGTATCACCTGGAAATGTTCTGCGCCTTCCATGGGTTACTTGAAGGTGACCTCTTCAAATGGTTATGATTATACAGGGACAACATTTTTTCCTCTGGATGTCCATTCCATACCTTTGGGAAATCTAGCTTCCGATACAAATTATAGTTACACTCCCACCTGCGGATTGAGTGAGAAAGGCTTAGGGTTTCCACTTAATTTTAAAACAGTAGCAGATAATAATGTCATCTTCAAACGAAGTATTTGGATGATCGGAGGAATCGGATCAGATAAAAATCCGATTGCAGATATAGACTATTATGATCCAGATACAAACCAATGGGGTTCTTCCATTACAAAAATCCCTACTCCCAGAATCAATGCTCAGATTGTTTCTCATAAAAATAAAATCTATATCATAGGCGGACTCACTAAATCTGGAGTAAGTTACTCTCCGTCAAGACTAGTCGAAGTTTATGATCCTTTCCAAAACAAATGGACTACACTTTCCTCTATCACTTCCACATTACAAGGTGGAGTTGCTGGGTCTGTTGGAAATGATATATACATTCTTGGTGGATCAACTTCCGCTGATATGACCACAGGTACTATTCTAAATACAATCTATAAACTCCAACCTGACTTGGGAGCTTCTGGAACCTGGAGCGATTATCTATCGACTAACGTTTATCCTCGGATTGATATGGCGGGTTGCACTTACCAAGGTTCCATTTTTTATACGGGAGGAAGATTTTATAACGATGGACTTGCCTATGCGACAAGTGATGCTTATTCCCCCTCACTCAATTCCGTAACTGCAAAGATTGAAGCTTCCGTATCCATAGCACGTCATGGTTCGGCATATGCATGTTATAGACCAAATCCTGATGATCCTAATCCTTCTGATCCAGCACTTTTCCTAGTAGCTGGTGGTTCGACAGCCACGGATATAGTTCAACCTGTCTCCGCAATCACTTCGTCCAATCGGTTTGAGTATATGGTTCTTGGAACTGCGGCAAATGCATTTGTAACTGGTTCCAACCTTCCTGCCAATCTATATGCCCCTAGTATGGAAATATCCTATACCCAACGAAAGGCTTTCTTATTCGGAGGAGCTTCCGAAATCAACCTTCCTACGGAT
- a CDS encoding LA_3334 family protein, protein MLKKVYGCYLVNLLQVFVGIFATLPLFSAELRFPNGEVFQTEFVYEDERILSVRFRGKEYKVPKKNLESYDLNKKSSSVSSYKLSSFVLKDGSSIRGTIAEEKPNEYTIKTEIGFLTLLKSELKPPYPIQSAPPDFPEEYRSTDKETNQTKVGLSFNYLPTLPPLSQSTPALIGGSIFVEPAFLRITERWQTGFKYEYQTSRNLTIHSGYTYFLYSKQLFDNPILDFYTSIGLGVSQAAFKAEGSNLAFTGTNPLVNWELGWQGLKISKSFYRIGWKNQCFIEEKGAFCGSGIEISGGWAF, encoded by the coding sequence ACGCTACCTCTCTTCAGTGCTGAACTGCGTTTTCCTAACGGAGAAGTGTTCCAAACGGAGTTCGTCTATGAAGATGAGCGCATTCTCTCCGTTCGCTTCCGAGGCAAGGAATATAAGGTTCCCAAAAAAAATTTAGAATCCTATGATTTAAATAAAAAAAGTTCATCCGTGTCCTCTTACAAGCTCTCTTCCTTTGTTTTAAAGGATGGTAGCTCCATCCGTGGAACAATTGCAGAAGAAAAACCAAATGAATATACGATTAAAACAGAAATTGGTTTTCTAACGCTGTTAAAATCAGAATTAAAACCACCTTATCCAATCCAGTCGGCACCCCCTGATTTCCCAGAAGAATATAGATCTACGGACAAAGAAACAAACCAAACAAAAGTTGGCTTATCATTCAATTATCTTCCTACGTTACCTCCTTTATCCCAATCAACTCCTGCTCTAATTGGTGGTAGTATATTCGTAGAGCCAGCATTTCTCCGTATTACAGAAAGATGGCAAACAGGTTTCAAGTATGAATACCAAACGAGTCGGAACCTAACGATTCATTCTGGTTATACATATTTTCTCTATTCCAAACAACTCTTTGATAATCCTATACTGGACTTTTATACTTCTATAGGGCTAGGTGTTTCCCAAGCGGCATTCAAAGCCGAAGGAAGCAACCTTGCTTTCACAGGAACGAATCCATTAGTCAACTGGGAGTTAGGTTGGCAGGGATTGAAAATCTCAAAATCTTTTTATCGGATTGGCTGGAAAAACCAATGTTTTATTGAGGAAAAAGGTGCTTTTTGCGGCTCAGGGATTGAAATTTCAGGAGGATGGGCATTTTAA